In a single window of the Acinetobacter tibetensis genome:
- a CDS encoding homocysteine S-methyltransferase family protein yields the protein MKILDGGFGRELARRGAPFRQPEWSALALTEAPDIVKQVHLDFIQAGAEVITTNNYAVVPFHIGEQRFENEVTSLVNVAVTQAKKAVEESGKEVRIAGCLPPLFGSYRADLFKEAEAKTLATPIIETLSPHVDFWLAETQSCLKEVETVHGLLPKDGRDFWVSFTLQDEIQLEQPLLRSGESLEQVAELIQRLGANAILFNCCQPEVVLQAIIQIKKLLPETVQIGAYANAFPPQKSEATANDGLDEIRADLNPELYLSFAQQWQAAGATLIGGCCGIGPEHIAELSQFFKQ from the coding sequence ATGAAAATCTTAGATGGCGGTTTTGGTCGTGAACTTGCGCGTAGAGGCGCACCTTTTAGACAACCTGAATGGTCTGCGCTGGCTTTAACAGAAGCACCAGACATTGTGAAACAGGTACATTTAGACTTTATTCAGGCCGGTGCCGAAGTTATTACCACCAATAATTATGCAGTGGTTCCATTTCATATTGGCGAACAACGCTTTGAAAATGAAGTAACGAGCTTGGTGAATGTCGCTGTAACTCAAGCGAAAAAAGCGGTTGAGGAGAGTGGAAAAGAGGTTCGCATTGCAGGTTGTTTGCCTCCGTTATTTGGTTCTTACCGTGCAGATTTATTTAAAGAAGCAGAAGCGAAAACCCTTGCAACGCCAATTATTGAAACTTTGTCACCGCATGTTGATTTTTGGTTGGCAGAGACACAATCTTGCCTCAAAGAAGTCGAAACCGTACATGGATTATTGCCTAAAGATGGTCGCGATTTTTGGGTGTCATTTACCTTACAAGATGAAATTCAGTTAGAACAACCATTATTGCGTTCTGGCGAAAGCCTTGAACAAGTGGCTGAGTTGATACAACGCCTTGGTGCCAACGCAATATTGTTTAACTGTTGTCAACCAGAAGTGGTATTGCAAGCCATTATCCAAATTAAAAAATTATTACCCGAAACAGTACAAATTGGGGCTTATGCCAACGCATTTCCACCACAGAAAAGTGAAGCTACCGCTAACGATGGTTTAGATGAAATCCGTGCAGATTTAAATCCTGAATTATATTTAAGCTTTGCACAGCAGTGGCAAGCTGCGGGAGCAACCTTAATTGGGGGCTGT